TGCTCCTCGTGGTGATTGCGCGAGCCGTACACATCCCATCCCCGTCGACCTGCAGGAGCGCCTCAGGAATCGGTTGGCGGGTGTAGCCGTAACTCTTCTGCACCCAGCCCCCTCCCCACCTGCCCCCGTTCGCTCCGCGGGGGGGCGGCGCTTTAGGATGGAATTAGTTTCTGGACAGGCTAAACAAATTTTCTCCTGAAGAGGTTTGCAGGGCTTAATGAGGCAGCACTAATTCTGTTGCCCCACGGTGGCAGCCATGCCCGGGCCACAGTGGTCACACAGACCGGCCATTTATTCTGGCTCCAGACCTCTTCAAGTACTAATCAGCTTCTTTTTGCTGCAACTTTTGAGGCCTGCCAGGCTCATTGTGGGCCGGCGTCACCTTTAGGTCAGTAGTTATTAGTGGCGACTGTGTGCATTTTCTTTAACAACTTAAGACGGAGCCGAATGGCATGCATGAGGACCCTGGAGGAGGGATTATGGATTCCACGGCAGTTTGACCAGCATGGGGAGGAATGTGACATGGTTGAGTAATGAggggtctgtctctctctctctgtgtctctctctctctctgtctctcactttcattggggtatgtgtgtctgtgtccgtctctgtgtctgtgcataAAACCATATAGCCACTTTATTAGTGAGCACTTTAATGGATGTTGCCTTTCGTGTccgtttcttttttttctttctttctccatcACTACAGCAAAAGCTGTTTAGCTCGGTGTGAGAAACGTGAGTGGCGTTCAGTATTCAGCGCTGATGTTCTGAGCGTTCAGCAGTATTCCACTTCAGCACCGACGCCTGTCGGCTTCCTGCTCGTTCCCTTCACGCTCGTGTGTGGCTGCTGCGCTCTCTAACGCGGAAGCAATTCCAGATAGACTAGAGAAGTGCACTTAGTGTTGTACGCCAGCTAGGTGACTACAGCCTGTGTTGGTGCCCTGTGGAGGTGTAGGGAGGGAGGTTCTTTGAAATGACACCGTCTTGGTGGCCTGATCTCCTGACCTTCTTACGCTCTTCTACCATGAAGAAAATCTGAACGTCAACGTTAAACAATATGCATATACCAAGTGTGAGCaggtagttgtgtgtgtgtgtgtgtgtgtgggtgtgggtgtgggtgtaatgcatgagtgcatgtatgtgtgtgaatgtttatccctttgtgtgtgtggctgtttgtggtgtgtgcatCTGCCTCTATGCATGTTGGCAAACCTTGTCTGAGTGTGCctgcgtttgtgtgtgagtgcgtgtgtgcgcacgcacgtGGTCCGGCCAACTTTGTGCGTGTGCAAGTGGGTAGGCCtactttgtgtttgtgtgtaagagagcaggtcctgtgtgtgtgtgtgtgtgtgtgtgttctctgtactGATGCCCCCCCTCACCCTCAGGCCTCATCATGGGGGGCAGGGCTGGGAGCGGGCGGTTCAGGCTCAAGGCTCCGCCTACCAGCACAACATGCAGAGAGCACGAGGAGGAGCAGCTGGATACCAACAGCAGCCCCCGCCCCCCAGAGACAGAGCACACGAGGTACTTGCACTGTACGcccccaatacacacacatatacacacaccggGTAGGCTCCATGACTGTCAAATGGAAGGACTTTTAGCAAATTTGGCCATCATTAGGGGCCTAGAAGGAACGATAGAGTTGAACAGTGATTTTATTAGCAAATGATTAATGCAACTTCAGCTCTTGCCTGCTCCCTCGTCCTCTCGCCCCCTCGCCCCCTGCCCCCTTGCCCCCTGCTCCCTCGTCCCCTGCTCCCTCGTCCCCTCGTCCCCTGCCCCCTCGTCCTCTCGCTCCCTCGTCCTCTCGCTCCCTCGTCCTCTCGCCCCCTCGCCCCCTGCTCCCTCGTCCCCTGCTCCCTCGTCCCCTGCTCCCTCGTCCCCTGCTCCCTCGTCCCCTCGTCCCCTGCTCCCTCGTCCCCTCGTCCCCTGCTCCCTCGCCCCCTGCTCCCTCGCCCCCTGCTCCCTCGCCCCCTGCTCCCTCGTCCCCTGCTCCCTCGTCCCCTCGTCCCCTGCTCCCTCGTCCCCTCGCCCCCTGCTCCCTCGTCCCCTCGTCCCCTGCTCCCTCGTCCCCTCGCCCCCTGCTCCCTCGCCCCCTGATCAGAGTCCTTATCCAGTTTTCTTGGTGTTTTCCAGGACTATAGTTCTGCAAGGAATTATGGTTTGCCTCCACCAGCCAGACGCTACAACTGGAGCTGATTTTCCTGTCTTCTCTAAAGACACCGTGGTCTCTCTCCTGTCGTTTATCAACCCTTTCTTTGTAGGGTTTGGCTTTTTGTTTTTGGTGGGCTATTCAtttgtaaagaaaaaaaaaactcctttTACGCAGAAAACTGTTCTTAtgtactgattttttttttatatgattGCCTGTAAAACGTACTAAATACAAGTGAGTTAAAGACTATCTTGATTTATGGTGGGTTATTTGTTTTTCTCTGTATTGTGCGTATTGGAACAATTTTTCTATATCTGCTTTTCAATCAGTATTTTTCCAGCTGAATTGCagagcacttttaaaattttAATTTCTCAGACGGATGTTTTACTTTTTGCCTAGGTTTAACAAGTTGCGGTGTCCGCTTTAACAAAAGACTTGGGATGTATTTTTTTTAGCTTGCATATTTTGGATTGAATATTAACAGGTCATTCGTCGTTATGATTTAGTTCTATGATTCGAAAGATCCCATCAAAGGAAAATTGATTGAGTAGAGCAGTTTATTATAAAGTATTCTCATAACTCTGTAGAGTTCAAGGattattgtttgttttctcaAGAATATTTTGAATGCTTTTAGAATGCTTTTGGTTTCCATAAAAGCACATTTGCATGTAGTTTACAGTTCCAATCGCGGTGTACTGCTATTAAAAAAAATCTTAGACTTCATAAAACTTGTTCTTTACAATATTTTATTTCGTTGTGGTTCCACAACCACATCCGTACATTTTTAGAGAACTGTAGGTATTCCGTGTAATATTTTATATGCAAGTTAAGCTCCGATATATTGCGCAGTTCAGGCAAATTTAGCGCAGTGGTATAGTTTGTTACTAAACTTTTGCGCGAACAGCAAAGCATTGTTTTTTCAATAAACACAACAAGGGTTGTGTTTATTGAATCCCAGTGCTATTAAACGTGTGGAAATTTAGCGAAAGTCCGTCTAATAATCCGTTTTACCGGCGCGGGGTGTGTACGAGCAGGATAATTATAAACTATTTTCAATTGGactaagatttttttttgcGTAAAACACGTTCAGTGTGAACTCTAGTCATTTATTTAAAGCAGATACATTTATAGTGTGACGGTAGTTAATACGGAACTACAGTTTATAATGCGCTTTTGAAATGGTTTAGAGAAACCCAGTATTGCGGAAACTTGGTTATTTTAGAAAGGGAAGATGATCTTAATGATAATAACCCCATCACCTCTGTATGAAAACGCGTCCAATGTTCCTTTAGTGTTTTATTGTTAAATTTAATGTCGCTGATCAGCTGCAATTTTTTTCTTAACTTATAAAAGACTTAAAACACTTGAAAACCCTGAACACCGTAAAGTTTCTTTTTCTCGTGTTAGATATGTACCCTACATTTCCATCATTTGTTAATCTAAAAGTTGTATTTTACAAAGTTTAACAGGAGTACCAGCAGGCTAATGTCAAATCGGTTTAGCCTGGATTCTTCACGCACACAATATACTGATTATAACAATTTCTTGTAACAGTTTTCTGAATTGAACCCAATAAACTCCACACGTGTACACGGGCGCATCTCCGAGGCTCGTAAATGTTCTCCGGGTCTCCAAAGGTGCCACACCGCGCACGGCTGCCTTCACAGCGGAGGGCCGAGTGGTCCTACCAGGTTCGGCCGTATAGCAGGTTCGAGCTGACCATGTTGGTCGTGTACTCGATGAGTGCGGCGTCCGTTTGAGACAAGCTGTCCATTTGTCCGTGGAGACCGGGCGGACTCGGGGACATGTCCTCCAGGTGGTCCACTCTTTGGTTCGGGTGAGTCCCGCCCGGTGCCATCACGCCCGCGGGCCCGTTCTGCTGCTGGTGTCCAGGCGTGGGGGTACCGGGCCCGTTCTGGCTGGGCTTACCGTCCTTCACCAGAACCGGAACGGACACGCGTCTCGGCGACTGCTGCGCACAGAGGTTCCCTGCGTCCTGCTGTAGCTGCTGCGACACCTTGTCCTTCGCTTGGCGCTTCATTTTGTACCTGTGGTTCTGAAACCAAATCTTGACCTGGTTCGGCGTGAGGTGGATCATGCTGGCCAGATGTTCTCGCTCGGGAGCAGAGAGGTATTTCTGCTGCTTGAATCTCCGCTCCAGCTCGTACACCTGGGCCTGGGAGAAGAGCACGCGCCGTTTCCTCCTGGGCGCCGCGTGCAGAGTCACCATGGACTTAGTGTCCATCCCTGATAATGTCCCCATATTCATCCCGGACGACGAGCCCATAAACCTGGGAACTTAGAGAGAGTTTAACCCTTAACAATATAATTGTTCCTGTTCAAAACACTTCTGGAGACTAATTTAATTAAACATACCCTAGGTTCAAATGTCCCGAGTTTAAGGTTAAAATTGAGCAATTACTAGATTTTCTTCAACTATGTCCGAATATAAATGTTACACTACGTAAAAGACGTTGTAAGTGTCCCTTAGGGAGACTCACCTGCTGGGTATCGCGGTTCTGGGTTTGCGCCGTACCAAGCCCCGGTGCCGTTGCGCATGGTGTCCTGGTACGATGGCAGGTCTCCCATGTTGGAGATGCTCCCACCGCAGTATCCTCCCATAGTGTGTGGGAACTGGGACACGTTGTGAGCCATATGATAGCCCGTCGGAACCGCGGCGGTCGGACCCATACTGTGGTGTTGCATGCTGGCTTGAGACGCCTGAGGTTGTCGGTAGGCGCCGAGGGGGGAGGCGAGGTTCGATGTGCCGTCCATGCCTGCAAACTTTTTAAAGGTCTCCTCGATCGGGCTTAAAATATCTGTCACTGAGAAAGGTGTTGAGTGCTTTGGGCTCAAGGACATGGTTCAGCCCGCCAGGTAGTTTGGTGAAGCCGCCACAAGCCCGTGGTTCTGCGCTCGCGCCTCAGCTGCTCGTAAGTGCTCGCCGTCTGCCAGAGATCCAATTGTTCGCCTTGGAGAAGGAGGAGACGTGGTGGCTCTTATCTTGGGTTCATTCCGTCCACACGCAAGGTTTACGACAAACACGGGAGGCGGAGCGATGCCCCAAACGAGCAAACAATGGCCATTGACATTTTACAAGGATAATTGAAGAAAATGTTACACAGGACCCAAACATGGGCTAAGCGGAGATGCGCGTCCTCGCGTTTAAACCTCCGAGTGGTGTTTGATTTACATGATCCAACTGCTCCAGTGTCCATAAAACACCTCCAGTTTCAACGTTACTCCGTGTGGCCCTTCACAGCTTCATTCAATCACCTGTatgctgttttaaaaactagtttaaatgttttacattAGCTCAAGCTTGTGATATGGTTGTATCGGACACTGCTGGGCATAATTTACTAGTATTTATGATCATTTGACGAAATTGAGTTTTTTGGCTAGACTTTAGCTTGGAGTAAATATGTGAAAATTAAAAATCAGAAACCAGAACAAATTTGACAAATAACCATAACTCGctaaatgttttttgtttgtttgttaatttataaaaaaaatacattttggtaATGTTTACACTGAAAGTTACACTGAAAATAATTCGCATCTGAAATTTTAAGAATTTGACAGAGTATTTGTAGCCTACGTGTTTACGTAAATAAGTGCAATGCGTGCGGTCCAAAGTTGTTCTGTTCACTAGTGCTTGTTGTCCGTATGTAAATGCTGAAGCTCTTAACCTGTACCATGAAGTCACAGGGCACCGGACACCGAACGCGCCGCCAGCTTGCCCAGCACCGCAGtccacacacagcaccaaaTGGCCATAAATGGATGTGAACTTCAGAGGATTGTACTTGTGTTCCTGCAGGGTGTTTTGTACTAgtgttttctttattcacttgagGCTTTGTGTTCGTATTTTGTTGGCCTGGACATGTATCCTGGATCGCAGGTTGGAGAAAGATGTTTCAGGTAATATCCTTTTTATTTATGAAATTACCTAATTTAGCTTGTTTAGTTCATAATCTGAGCCATTAGCTACTAGATTTTTGTGTATCTTAGCTTTTTACAGACCGTAACACATTAGACTTCGGTTACTCCTGATACTTAGCTCATAGTCTCTTTGCAGTTGCCCATGACATAATACAGCCTAGATTAATCTTTTGGCCTAGCTTAATATAAATGTGTCTTTACCCTTTTTAAAGCATTTTAAGCATTTTTACGCTTTGAAGCTTAGACACGAGCTACGTTTTTAACGaatttaaatattaattaatccacaaccaccctaaccccaacaatAGGCTAACAATAACTCTAAACATAACCAAATAATACAAAAGATCCGTATTTGCTTGATTCTAACGTTTTCATCACATTAAATAAGCCCTGTTATGTTACGAAGGAGATAGATAGCTAATATACCAACTGTAATTTGCCATTGTAACAGGCTACACAAAGAGACAAATTACCGTCAGCATGTTGAACTGCCACAGCACTTAGACATATTTTGTAGTTTAATTGTACCGTTTTGCCTTTCTAGAAAAAAATACTACAGTCCAAGATGCATTGCGGTATTGCCTGGACTCTTCATAAAatagtattttttttattgaaaataCGTTTACAAATGGGATAAAAAATATTATCCTGTTCGACGGAAAAATCACACGAGGTGTGTGCCCGTGCGCAGTGTGCATGCAACAGTGAGCTGAGAGTTGTGCAGAGGTCAGGAGTGCGCGCGCCCAGCTCCTTACCGCGCGCTTTCTCACGCAGCAATGTTCGCAAACTACACACTCCCAAGTTGCTATAAACTTAAGCACGAAGTAAACCAAAAACATAAGTCTTATGACATCTAGAAAATAGCAATTCAAGTTCACCAGTCTTCCGTTCCcgccaaaactttattttctgAGGTCTGTTTGAGCAGGTGACCCAAACAGGTGTATTGAGCGCGCGCGGCCTACCGGGAGCGGACACTCATACAATCACCTAAAGATAAATACCTCATATAATCACCTAAATATAACAGGTTGCTGTAAGAAATAGGTACGTAGTCGCTGTTTCGCTTAGAATATTAAAACAATTGATTGTTACACATTATTAATGAGAGATTATTAAATACACGTTATTATTGTTGCTGATGTTGGAGATTTTGATTAAATGATTCTTGTCTAATATTTTGTAACTGTGTTTTTTTGCACATTCATTGTTGTGCTCCATTAGATCGCTGAATTGTCCTTGTGCGGTCCCAATACTCAGAATTTTCTTTACGCTCTTGGCCAGAGTGTCTCGAAATGAATCTGCCCAGGTATACATCTGTACAGTCGCACTATTGAGGACGCATACCTCTCCCTGATGGGGTGAAAGGTCCAGCCGAGAGCTACACGCAAGTGACAGCCCACTTGAATGTCCTTTCTTCCACGCCTGGCTTCTTTCTCTCGCAATTAATGTTATTTAAGGATTGCGATGATGCTAATGGAGGTGCCAAAAACGAGTCGCGTCCAATCGGCCAATGGGATTGAATGCGTGCAGAGTAATGGACGTGGTCCCGCCTGACTGAGGGGGCAGTGGGCGAACCTGCACGTTTTAATTAACCGCTGCTTGGTTGTTTGGGTAAGACGCTGTAATGGAGGTAAGATTTATACATATCTATAAAAACAAACTAACTTTCTGGCTCGTAGACCTGGTAAACTAATATAATATTGACGAAGTGAAATACGCTTACCTCAGTTTCATAAACACCACAGTCTAAAGTAAACAAACGAAAAAAACTAAAAGAAATCCTATGaatcattatttttattattagtagtataaTTATCTGATGCAGaatattttgtaaatattttgcAGGGAGATTGGGACCTACATTTAGAATTCTACATTTAGAAAACTTGACTTCATGCTGAAGTCGTCCTATATTGTTTGGTTATttatttttgggtttttttgtttgtttgtttgcttataTGGCCCATTTACCCTCTTCACGTGTTAGAATGTTACTGTTCTGCTGACAAAGTAAACAGCACAGTCAGTAAAAATATTCAATTTACCTTCTCTCTGAACAGATTAATTCTTAAGCTGAATTTCCAATCTCATTCTTATTCATATTTGTAATTTTAAACGTCTTGATTTTACGTGTGTTAAAATCTTTATCACACCAACGGAAAGAATGACAATTTAACAACATCTGACATCTTCATGACCTTCATGAACGAGTATCCTCTTACAGCTTATAGTAGACTACACACCGCAGACGAAGGTCGTGTCTTAAGAAGCTGTTGTTGCAATTCGTTTAAATATCACTAGAACATCGCTGGCCATGAGTCTGTATGAGAGGGGGTCTATTAGGCTATAGACGGCTTATAATAAGATTATAAGAGGAAATAAAGAGTATTGCCAACCAAATAAATGATCGAAAAGATTTTGTTCTACAATCTTTTCTCGCGACAGTAGGAATTCTGAATCTACAAACATCTGTAGATTAATATTAATGTTGCATCACCATTGCTCATGTTCATCAAATTGAACTCGATTTTAAATCGAAAGTGAACATATCTTTTGTTCAAGATATTCTAAAATATAGCTACTTATAGCAAACAGCTCTAATAAAATCATCGCTTCATAAACGCTATTAATTTTTACCTCAGGTCAACTGACCTATAGAGGAAATAGTTAATTCTGAAACAAAACGCTTATTACTGATTCAGACCGGTTAAAAGTGTAAGTTCTGGGCCTGCTCAGGTCTCCAAACAGGAATACGTCCCCAAGGTCATCTCTTCATCCTGCTTGCTGTAAAGAGA
The window above is part of the Brachyhypopomus gauderio isolate BG-103 chromosome 9, BGAUD_0.2, whole genome shotgun sequence genome. Proteins encoded here:
- the nkx2.4b gene encoding NK2 homeobox 4b, producing the protein MSLSPKHSTPFSVTDILSPIEETFKKFAGMDGTSNLASPLGAYRQPQASQASMQHHSMGPTAAVPTGYHMAHNVSQFPHTMGGYCGGSISNMGDLPSYQDTMRNGTGAWYGANPEPRYPAVPRFMGSSSGMNMGTLSGMDTKSMVTLHAAPRRKRRVLFSQAQVYELERRFKQQKYLSAPEREHLASMIHLTPNQVKIWFQNHRYKMKRQAKDKVSQQLQQDAGNLCAQQSPRRVSVPVLVKDGKPSQNGPGTPTPGHQQQNGPAGVMAPGGTHPNQRVDHLEDMSPSPPGLHGQMDSLSQTDAALIEYTTNMVSSNLLYGRTW